In Vibrio alginolyticus NBRC 15630 = ATCC 17749, one genomic interval encodes:
- a CDS encoding GGDEF domain-containing protein produces the protein MTLKSIALSLFIATLLFVTSVTMIGAVLISYEVKQFNTYANNLAKIKQKVILMGLLTEAQLEQYKGMSVSEVEAQTELSFQDAIYSLSPYEKLNYVEAVARKSLHQAEAYLSNAFNRQNAVMYFRSYTGNKLILERPIEALEGVKATFDVDWCKSNYSCVLAAWKEQLTDRVLFSLPFKTTYSDDMAISIMSPVYFQGELVGEFSEQLYLSPLYNDGKAVDVQIANGNKQMVIYFAGYPFPSFAYTQSYVADNNNLIVYMYPFSKIVLDYVFLFIIFFFVTLAYYNKAYESKESKLRLAKALTNVTKDDLTGLFNRRVFQDSEFKRRLETAPYSVIAIDGDRIKRINDHYGHHVGDEVIGIIADAMSKVFRNSDYLVRTGGDEFVAILPGCSISQSSILAKKLRSVVKDNRLKTLDIEVSVSTGIAANELHETLQDVIVRADEDLYEMKKHRQKSH, from the coding sequence ATGACACTTAAAAGTATCGCGTTGTCTCTTTTCATCGCAACATTACTATTCGTCACTTCTGTCACAATGATTGGTGCGGTGTTAATTTCTTATGAAGTAAAGCAGTTCAACACTTACGCGAATAATTTAGCCAAAATAAAACAAAAAGTAATTCTCATGGGGCTATTGACGGAAGCGCAGCTCGAGCAATACAAAGGCATGAGCGTGAGTGAAGTAGAAGCGCAAACAGAGCTGAGCTTTCAAGATGCGATTTACTCCCTGTCACCTTATGAAAAACTCAATTACGTTGAAGCTGTTGCACGGAAATCGCTTCATCAGGCTGAAGCGTATTTATCAAATGCGTTCAATCGACAAAATGCCGTTATGTATTTTCGTTCTTATACTGGAAACAAACTCATCTTAGAGAGACCGATTGAAGCGCTAGAGGGAGTGAAAGCCACATTTGATGTTGATTGGTGTAAAAGTAACTATTCTTGTGTGTTAGCCGCGTGGAAAGAGCAACTAACGGACCGGGTATTGTTTTCCCTACCATTTAAAACGACATACTCCGATGACATGGCGATAAGCATCATGAGTCCGGTTTACTTTCAAGGTGAGTTAGTGGGAGAGTTCTCGGAACAATTATACCTCTCGCCGCTTTATAATGATGGGAAAGCGGTGGATGTTCAAATAGCGAATGGGAACAAACAAATGGTGATTTATTTCGCTGGCTACCCCTTTCCATCATTCGCGTACACCCAATCATATGTCGCAGACAACAACAATCTTATCGTTTACATGTACCCATTCAGTAAAATTGTATTGGATTACGTGTTCTTGTTTATCATCTTCTTTTTCGTAACCTTAGCGTATTACAACAAAGCTTATGAATCTAAAGAGAGCAAACTTCGCCTCGCGAAAGCACTGACGAACGTGACGAAAGATGATTTAACGGGATTGTTTAACCGCAGAGTTTTTCAAGATAGCGAGTTCAAACGTCGTTTGGAAACCGCGCCATATTCCGTCATTGCAATAGATGGCGATAGGATCAAGCGAATCAATGACCATTACGGTCACCATGTAGGGGACGAAGTTATTGGAATTATTGCTGATGCTATGTCTAAAGTGTTTCGAAATAGTGATTATCTAGTTCGAACTGGTGGTGATGAGTTTGTTGCGATTCTGCCGGGTTGCAGTATCAGTCAATCTTCAATATTGGCGAAGAAGCTTCGTAGTGTCGTTAAAGATAACCGACTAAAGACCTTGGATATCGAAGTTAGTGTGAGTACTGGTATCGCGGCGAATGAATTACACGAAACGCTTCAGGACGTTATTGTACGTGCAGATGAAGATCTCTATGAGATGAAAAAACACAGACAAAAGTCCCATTAA
- a CDS encoding LysR family transcriptional regulator yields MNKDLDLNLLKILVLLDKHRQLKPVAKAMGKSEASISKYLARLRLQLNDELFIRHPHHMEPTDYLKRQLPKISDALEKLETCLIRDEFEPENYEKDITICLPQTAQYSFGHLLAMDLMALFPKAHISIATITEYTIEEIILGKVDAQLHYFNEDVPKSVYQKFIGYAPAVVVVPEELGITTLEEAAKLPFIMLEIIGWKEKEQLVKRAMESHGMVINRIAALDNVSSVLKLIKQKSAATVLLEYQAPIDGYKFIRVPEHFYPDGWPKVVVQVKQSLRHDAMHQLLIGAIAKYMSA; encoded by the coding sequence GTGAACAAAGATCTCGACTTAAACTTACTTAAAATACTTGTCTTACTGGATAAGCACCGTCAGCTCAAACCCGTTGCTAAAGCGATGGGGAAGAGTGAAGCGTCAATTAGCAAATACCTTGCCCGATTGCGACTCCAGCTAAACGATGAATTGTTTATTCGGCATCCTCATCACATGGAACCAACGGACTATTTAAAACGTCAATTACCTAAAATTTCCGATGCACTCGAGAAGCTTGAAACTTGTCTAATTAGAGATGAGTTTGAACCGGAAAATTACGAAAAAGACATCACCATTTGTTTACCGCAAACCGCTCAATACTCATTTGGGCATTTACTTGCAATGGATTTAATGGCGCTGTTTCCCAAGGCGCACATTTCGATAGCAACGATTACAGAGTATACGATAGAAGAGATAATCCTAGGCAAAGTGGATGCGCAGTTACATTACTTCAACGAGGATGTTCCGAAATCTGTTTATCAGAAGTTCATCGGCTATGCGCCTGCTGTGGTAGTTGTCCCTGAAGAGCTGGGAATTACCACCCTAGAAGAAGCAGCCAAACTTCCCTTTATCATGTTAGAGATTATCGGTTGGAAAGAGAAAGAGCAGCTCGTTAAGCGTGCAATGGAAAGCCACGGTATGGTCATCAACCGTATTGCGGCTCTAGACAACGTAAGCAGCGTATTGAAGCTAATTAAACAAAAAAGCGCCGCAACCGTATTACTTGAATATCAGGCGCCAATTGATGGATATAAATTTATAAGAGTGCCAGAGCATTTTTACCCAGATGGCTGGCCAAAAGTGGTTGTACAGGTGAAGCAAAGCTTAAGACATGATGCAATGCACCAGTTGTTAATCGGTGCTATTGCAAAATACATGAGCGCTTAG
- a CDS encoding response regulator transcription factor, with translation MNNVLIIDAQPLYSEALASLVESVINAAEVIQTTDSAEVMDLVRGQKIDLIILDVVLGDRDGMRLAKNILATGYRGRLLFVSSRDYSSLSKAAYEMGANGFLSKHETRETIIDAIVSVSRGYSMFKSTHTPSSGNVTLSNREAMVFHYLVQGYSNKKISEQLSLSAKTISTYKTRILKKYHADTLIELLHTIPQSENIEFCR, from the coding sequence TTGAATAATGTTCTTATTATCGACGCTCAACCATTGTATAGCGAAGCACTTGCTTCTCTAGTTGAATCTGTAATCAACGCAGCTGAAGTGATTCAAACCACTGACAGTGCGGAAGTGATGGATCTTGTCCGAGGCCAAAAGATTGATTTGATTATTCTAGACGTAGTGCTTGGCGACCGCGATGGTATGCGTTTAGCCAAAAACATTTTAGCGACGGGATATCGTGGCCGACTGTTATTTGTTTCTTCACGCGACTACTCGAGTCTTTCTAAAGCAGCGTACGAAATGGGCGCAAACGGCTTCTTAAGCAAGCATGAAACAAGAGAGACCATTATCGACGCAATTGTGAGTGTTTCACGCGGTTACTCAATGTTTAAGTCGACTCACACACCATCGTCGGGTAACGTAACACTTTCAAATCGCGAAGCCATGGTGTTCCATTATCTTGTACAAGGCTACTCAAATAAGAAGATTTCTGAACAACTTTCACTCAGCGCTAAAACAATCAGCACCTACAAAACGCGTATTCTGAAAAAGTACCATGCGGACACGTTGATTGAACTTCTGCATACTATTCCTCAGTCAGAAAACATTGAGTTTTGCCGCTAA
- a CDS encoding chemotaxis protein translates to MSNVTSTILTESGTNELEIIEFHLEKTLPDGSTKTCYYGINVAKVREVIRVPETTDYPNAQPHMIGVFSSRDVLTPLVDLAGWLGVPTRQDLERKFVIVTDFNKMTNGFLIDSISRIHRISWNDVESPSQFLEAGEQDCVVAVVRKEGNLIMILDFEKIIADINPELSMEKYDVKGDKSVDLNQRMVGKRNAKTIMVVDDSAFIRSLIQETLASSGYNVITCKDGGEAHEKLMSLIEVAKEENLPVKELLDAVVTDVEMPRMDGMHLVKRLRDTEAFHEMPIIMFSSLMSEDNRAKALSLGANDTITKPEIGRMVNMMDKYVFNFA, encoded by the coding sequence ATGAGTAACGTAACCAGCACCATTTTGACAGAAAGTGGTACCAATGAGCTTGAAATCATCGAGTTTCATTTAGAAAAAACATTGCCAGATGGCAGCACAAAAACTTGTTATTACGGCATTAACGTTGCGAAAGTACGAGAAGTGATTCGCGTGCCAGAAACAACCGATTATCCAAACGCACAACCTCATATGATTGGTGTGTTCTCATCCAGAGATGTACTGACGCCTTTAGTGGATTTAGCTGGTTGGTTAGGTGTGCCAACACGACAAGATCTGGAGCGCAAGTTTGTAATCGTTACGGATTTCAACAAAATGACCAATGGCTTCTTAATTGACAGCATTTCGCGTATTCATCGTATCTCTTGGAATGATGTGGAATCACCAAGTCAGTTTTTGGAAGCGGGCGAACAAGATTGTGTAGTAGCCGTTGTCCGTAAAGAAGGCAACCTGATCATGATTCTCGATTTTGAAAAAATCATCGCAGACATCAACCCAGAATTGAGTATGGAAAAATACGATGTGAAAGGGGACAAGTCGGTGGATCTCAACCAGAGAATGGTCGGTAAGCGTAATGCTAAAACGATCATGGTGGTGGATGACTCAGCATTTATTCGCTCTTTGATCCAAGAGACATTAGCTTCTTCAGGTTACAATGTGATCACATGTAAAGACGGTGGTGAGGCGCATGAGAAGTTGATGAGCTTGATCGAGGTCGCGAAAGAAGAAAACTTGCCAGTTAAAGAGCTATTAGATGCGGTGGTTACAGACGTAGAAATGCCTCGAATGGACGGTATGCACTTAGTGAAGAGACTACGCGATACCGAAGCGTTTCATGAAATGCCGATCATTATGTTCTCGTCATTGATGAGTGAGGATAACCGAGCGAAAGCACTATCTCTTGGCGCAAATGATACGATTACCAAGCCAGAGATTGGCCGCATGGTGAATATGATGGATAAATACGTGTTTAACTTTGCGTAA
- a CDS encoding prepilin-type N-terminal cleavage/methylation domain-containing protein translates to MKKQTGFTLIELVVVIVVLGILAVTAAPRFLNLQSDAREARLEGMKGAIASALGVGYGKMAIAGLESKPYVSNFVDSALMADLPFDGCNIGGSKRCVFLYGYPDSDSESMKLLVQGLNEEDSDWKTFHHPAGSTTREMVIAAADEKRASLTQCGILYGPPQTPNESYTLDILPCPQ, encoded by the coding sequence ATGAAAAAACAAACGGGATTTACTCTAATAGAGTTAGTCGTAGTTATTGTCGTGCTCGGTATTCTTGCTGTCACTGCCGCGCCACGCTTTTTAAACCTTCAAAGCGATGCACGTGAAGCACGTTTGGAAGGAATGAAAGGCGCTATTGCGTCAGCATTAGGCGTGGGTTATGGGAAAATGGCGATTGCGGGATTGGAAAGCAAGCCTTACGTTTCAAACTTCGTAGACAGTGCTTTAATGGCAGATTTACCATTTGACGGCTGTAATATTGGTGGTTCAAAGCGCTGTGTTTTTTTATATGGATATCCTGATTCTGATAGCGAATCGATGAAGTTACTCGTGCAAGGACTGAACGAAGAAGACTCGGATTGGAAAACATTTCATCACCCGGCTGGTTCAACAACTCGCGAAATGGTCATTGCTGCAGCCGACGAAAAAAGAGCTAGCCTTACACAATGCGGAATTTTATATGGGCCACCGCAGACTCCAAACGAGAGTTACACCTTAGATATTCTTCCCTGCCCTCAATAA
- a CDS encoding sulfite exporter TauE/SafE family protein: MEFDSINFLAIGLIFLGSYVQTAIGFGLAIVAAPLLILWAPEYVPAPICLVALFISLMNAMKHRSSVEIGGLKMALIGRVPGSIAGGLLLFFVSTQTLTLWIGLLVLFAVLVSVLPFRVEPTPSRMTCAGFFSGLFGTSSAIGGPPMALLLQHQEANQLRGNLSAFFVFSSIISLIVQIPVGFFTLHHLVITIPLLPAAALGYWLAMKTTQSLPKEKIRFGALMLCFVSGFTAVVQALSQ, from the coding sequence ATGGAATTCGATTCGATAAACTTCCTTGCAATAGGTTTGATATTTCTTGGCTCTTATGTCCAGACCGCAATCGGTTTTGGCTTGGCTATTGTTGCCGCACCTTTACTGATTCTTTGGGCGCCAGAATATGTTCCTGCGCCAATCTGTTTAGTCGCGTTATTTATTTCGTTGATGAATGCGATGAAGCACCGCAGTAGTGTTGAAATCGGCGGCTTAAAGATGGCGTTGATTGGGCGAGTGCCGGGATCAATTGCTGGTGGCTTGCTACTCTTTTTTGTATCTACACAAACTCTCACGCTTTGGATTGGTTTGTTGGTGCTGTTTGCAGTCTTGGTGAGTGTTTTACCGTTTCGGGTTGAGCCTACGCCTTCGCGTATGACATGTGCTGGCTTCTTTTCTGGGTTGTTTGGTACCAGTTCTGCGATTGGAGGCCCTCCGATGGCGTTATTGTTGCAGCATCAAGAAGCAAATCAGTTACGCGGCAACTTATCGGCTTTTTTTGTTTTCAGTTCGATTATTTCACTAATAGTACAAATCCCAGTGGGCTTCTTCACATTGCATCATTTGGTCATTACTATTCCTCTATTACCTGCTGCGGCGCTTGGTTACTGGCTAGCAATGAAAACTACCCAGTCGTTACCAAAAGAAAAGATTCGGTTTGGGGCACTTATGTTGTGTTTTGTGAGTGGCTTTACCGCCGTCGTACAAGCGTTGAGCCAATAA
- the rarD gene encoding EamA family transporter RarD: MNNTRYGTFMAAFSFVIWGLLPIYYRYLPNASMDELLAWRIIGSVPVGFLIVLGITRRGLNWKEIWLDKKSLWYTFVASSLMCISWSAFTWALTHHRVIDASLGFFIGPLVSVALGVFILGDRLSKGKLIAIVLATIGVMYQVIHYGQLPVIALTMGLFFALYGLYKKKINYDWSTTLFVEALLLTPVALAYLLYKQWATGELASGTDTTTLLLYFGSAPITILPLVFYSIAIRITNLSTVGLMQYIEPSLQFVLAVMFFGELFDEVKAVTFAFIWVGLLFTIFESIIKGHRRKKLVKHPL; the protein is encoded by the coding sequence ATGAATAACACTCGTTATGGCACTTTTATGGCAGCATTCTCCTTTGTGATCTGGGGATTGCTACCAATTTATTATCGTTATTTACCAAATGCTTCTATGGATGAGTTGCTAGCATGGCGAATCATTGGGTCTGTACCTGTCGGGTTTCTAATTGTACTTGGGATAACCCGTCGAGGGCTGAATTGGAAAGAAATCTGGCTTGATAAAAAATCCTTGTGGTACACGTTTGTGGCGAGCAGTTTGATGTGTATTTCTTGGAGTGCGTTCACTTGGGCTTTGACCCATCATCGGGTCATCGATGCCAGCTTAGGCTTCTTTATTGGACCATTAGTATCTGTTGCGCTGGGCGTATTTATTCTTGGGGATAGGCTCTCAAAAGGCAAACTTATTGCAATAGTGTTGGCAACAATTGGTGTTATGTATCAAGTGATTCACTATGGTCAGCTACCCGTTATCGCACTAACGATGGGGTTGTTCTTTGCTTTGTATGGGTTGTACAAGAAGAAGATAAATTATGACTGGAGTACAACCTTGTTTGTTGAGGCGTTGTTACTGACTCCAGTTGCACTCGCATATTTGCTCTATAAACAATGGGCAACTGGTGAACTGGCTTCGGGCACAGATACCACAACATTGCTTTTGTATTTTGGCAGTGCACCTATCACAATTTTACCACTTGTATTTTATTCTATCGCAATACGTATAACTAATTTATCAACTGTCGGTCTAATGCAATACATCGAGCCAAGCTTGCAGTTTGTGTTGGCAGTTATGTTTTTTGGCGAGTTGTTTGACGAAGTGAAAGCGGTGACCTTTGCATTTATTTGGGTAGGGCTGTTGTTCACAATTTTTGAAAGTATTATCAAAGGCCATCGGCGCAAAAAGCTGGTCAAACACCCCTTATAG
- a CDS encoding MAPEG family protein — protein MITALYANILAILIIWLAVQVIKQRRLNQIAYADGGVEVLQIARSAQSNATEYIPITLILMALLEFNSAYPTWIHLTGIIFVIGRVIHAKGILKKDLKKRIRGMQVTFLVILSLVVLNMIYLPYDKLW, from the coding sequence ATGATCACTGCTCTGTATGCCAACATTCTCGCAATACTCATTATTTGGTTGGCTGTTCAAGTAATTAAGCAACGTCGCTTAAATCAAATTGCTTATGCCGATGGTGGGGTAGAGGTTCTACAAATTGCTCGTAGTGCCCAGAGCAATGCGACAGAATATATCCCCATCACCCTGATTTTAATGGCACTTTTAGAATTCAATAGTGCTTACCCAACATGGATACATCTCACCGGTATTATTTTTGTAATTGGTAGAGTTATTCATGCTAAAGGCATATTGAAAAAAGACTTGAAAAAACGCATTAGAGGGATGCAGGTGACATTTCTGGTGATACTTTCATTGGTTGTGTTAAATATGATTTACCTGCCATACGATAAGTTATGGTAA